A segment of the Desulfitobacterium dehalogenans ATCC 51507 genome:
ATGCCCAGATCGTTGCGGCGTTGCAGGCAGGGGAATTCTTATTTACCGCGAATGACAACCAGGCGCTGGTGGAGCAGGATATTAACACCCTGACCAGCTTCACGGTGGATAAAGGAAAGCAGCTCGCCAAGAACCGAGTGATCAGGGTCCTGGATGGAATAAACAATGATTTTGTCCGGATTTTTTCGAAGTTCTATATTGGCAAAGTATCCAATAATGCGGATGGACGGAACCTGTTGAAATCAGAGTGTATTAACTACATGAACACCTTACAGGGTATTGATGCAATTCAGAATTTTGATGCTCAATCGGATATAACAGTTCAAGCCGGTAATGATGTGGATGCGGTCTATATTGAGGCTTACGCATGGCCGGTAGATAGCATTGAAAAGATTTATGTTCTTGTACGGATTAAATAGAAAGTGAAGGTGAGATAAGATGGCATATTTAAGATCGGAAGACGCAGTTAGCGGCAAGCAGGCCAAAGCTTTTGCTACGATCAATGGTCGGGTGGAAGAGTTATTTTATGCTAAATCCATTGAGGCTACCATTGAAAAGAATAAAGCGGATGTCCCTATTCTGGGCAGGACGAATGTGGGAAAGAAAGCTGCGGGCTGGGCCGGCAGTGGGACCTTGACGATCTATTATTTTACGAGCCTGTTCAGGCAGTTGATGATTGAATATGTGAAAACCGGGCGGGACTTCTATTTTGACCTTCAAATCGTCAACGAGGACCCAGCCTCTGGTGTAGGGAAACAGACAGTTGTGCTTAAAGGCTGCAATTTGGACAGCATAGTAGCAACTTCCTTTGATATCACTTCGGATGATCCTCTGGAAGAGGAGATGCCCTTTACTTTCGAGGATATTGATATGCTGGATCAGTTTAGTCGGCCTGTGACGGTATAAAAGCACTTTTTGAGGTTATATCATGCCGTGAGACACATCTCTAACTTCGCTTTTGAGGAGATCAGATAAAATGCTGGTCTCCTTTCCATTACCGTTGTTAAATGTTTTCTTAGTATTTGATGAAATTTGGGAGGAATAAAGAAATATGAGTGATTTACAAGATTTCTTAATGGACAGTTTTGAAGATGCAGAAATTATTGAACGCAAAGTAAGTCTTGGCGGGAAGGAAAAGATTATGAAGTTTAAAGCTATTTCAGCCGCCACAGGTGACGAGATCAGGAAGAGCTGCCGTAAAACAAGCTTCCATAAAGGTCAGCGGGTTGTTGAGACTGACCAGGATGCATTCGTGGCTAAACTGATTATTGAAACAACTGTATTTCCTGACTTCAAATCACAGGAGCTTCAGCAAAGCTGGGGGGTGCTTGGGGCTGAAAATCTTCTAAAAGCCATGAAAGCAAAAATGAAGGATGGTGAATATGCTACCGTTTCGACTATTGTCAGTGAAATTAATGGTTATGACACGAGCATGAACGATTTGGTCGAAGAAGCAAAAAACTAATTGAGGAGGGCAATGCTGAGTGGAATTACGCTTACTACGCCCTCCATGAGCTTCATATTTCGCCTGGTGCATTTATGAGATTGCCCCGTAATGAAAAGGCGGCCATTTATGCCATGATCGATATTCGCATCAAAAAAGAAAAGCAGGAGATGGCGAAAACAAGGAAAAAGAGATGAGGCGGCTAAGTCCAAAAGGAATAGCAATTGGTCAAAAACTTCGTCTTAACTAAGAACTCAAAAGGAGGTGGTAATGTGGCAACGATTAGTTCCGCATTGGGTATGTTTAATAAAATACCCAATGTTGCAGATAAGTTAATCCACGCTGCAAAAGTAATTGGTGAGCCAACAATGGGTGCTGCAGTAAAACAACAGCAGATTATAGATGCGTCACTTTCAGGAACAATGTTCCCCATATTCAAGCCCATAGACATAAACATATTGGAGCAGCTTAAAGGCTTAGTAATGCGGATTTCGAAGCTAAATCCAATAGAAGGATTAGTGGCAACG
Coding sequences within it:
- a CDS encoding phage tail assembly chaperone, translating into MSDLQDFLMDSFEDAEIIERKVSLGGKEKIMKFKAISAATGDEIRKSCRKTSFHKGQRVVETDQDAFVAKLIIETTVFPDFKSQELQQSWGVLGAENLLKAMKAKMKDGEYATVSTIVSEINGYDTSMNDLVEEAKN
- a CDS encoding phage tail tube protein, which produces MAYLRSEDAVSGKQAKAFATINGRVEELFYAKSIEATIEKNKADVPILGRTNVGKKAAGWAGSGTLTIYYFTSLFRQLMIEYVKTGRDFYFDLQIVNEDPASGVGKQTVVLKGCNLDSIVATSFDITSDDPLEEEMPFTFEDIDMLDQFSRPVTV